Proteins from one Sylvia atricapilla isolate bSylAtr1 chromosome 1, bSylAtr1.pri, whole genome shotgun sequence genomic window:
- the LOC136372350 gene encoding lymphocyte antigen 6E-like yields the protein MKLFLLAVLALVLFAAQANALYCYTCNWEQSNWRCLKAEKCSDEDEFCVTNVASVGIGSLSIWKRITKKCSSTCPHHNFLLGLITYTSYCCQSFLCNLTACPGPRLARP from the exons ATGAAGTTGTTCCTCCTTGCGGTGCTGGCTTTGGTCCTGTTTGCAGCTCAAG CAAATGCCCTTTACTGCTACACCTGCAACTGGGAGCAAAGCAACTGGAGGTGCCTGAAGGCCGAGAAGTGCTCGGACGAGGACGAGTTCTGTGTCACCAACGTGGCCTCTGTGGGGATCG GCTCTCTGTCCATATGGAAGAGGATCACCAAGAAGTGCTCCAGCACCTGCCCACACCACAACTTCCTCCTGGGATTGATCACCTACACCTCCTACTGCTGCCAAAGCTTCCTGTGCAACCTGACTGCCTGCCCAGGGCCCCGCCTGGCTCGCCCATGA